The Cetobacterium somerae sequence TATTCCCTAAGACAGTTAAGAAAATTGCTGTACTAGACAGAACAAAAGAGCCTGGAGCATTAGGAGAGCCTTTATACATGGATGTTAGAGGATTATTCTATGGAATGGAAAACGCTCCAGTAATCGTAGGTGGAAGATATGGATTATCTTCAAAAGACACAACACCAGCTCAAATGAAAGCTGTATTTGATAACTTAAAGCAAGCTGAGCCGAAAGATGGATTTGTAGTTGGAATCAACGATGACGTAACTTACAAATCTCTTGAAGTTGGACCAAGCATTGAAACAGGAGCAGAAGGAGTAAGAGAATGCTTATTCTTCGGACTTGGATCAGATGGTACAGTTGGAGCAAACAAAAACTCAATTAAAATTATTGGAGATAAAACAGACTTATATGCACAAGGATATTTTGCATATGACTCAAAGAAATCTGGAGGATCAACAAGATCTCACTTAAGATTTGGTAAACATCCAATTAAATCAACTTACTTAGTATCTTCACCAAACTTCGTTGCTTGTTCAGTACCAGCTTACTTAACACAATACGATATGATAGGTGGATTAAAGCAAGGTGGAACATTCTTATTAAACTGTGTATGGGATAAAGATGAAGTTGTAGCTCATTTACCAAACTCAGTTAAGAAACAATTAGCAGAGAAAAACGCTAAGTTCTACATTATAAATGCTAATAAATTAGCAGCAGAAATTGGATTAGCAGGAAGAACTAATACAATAATGCAATCAGCATTCTTTAAATTAGCAGATGTTATTCCATTCGAAGATGCACAAACTTATATGAAGCAATATGCTGAAAAGTCATATGCTAAAAAAGGTGACGCAATTGTTAAAATGAACTATGAAGCTATTGATAAAGGAGCAGGAGAATTAGTTCAAATTACAGTTGATCCTTCATGGGCTAACTTAACAACTGAAGTTGTTGAAGAAAAAGGAGTTTGCTCTTGTACAGGATGTGGATGTGGATCAACATCTAAATTAGAGTCATTTGTAGAGAAAATTGCAAAACCTATAAATGCTTTAAAAGGAGAAGAGTTACCAGTTTCTACATTCTTAGGATATGAAGATGGAACATTTGAGAACGGAACAACAGCTTTCGAAAAAAGAGGAGTTGCAGTAAACGTTCCTGAGTGGAAATCTGAAAATTGTATCCAATGTAACCAATGTTCATATGTTTGTCCACATGCAGTTATAAGACCATTCTTAATGACAGCAGAGGAAAAAGCAGGAGCACCAAATGAGTTAAAAACAAAAACTCCAATTGGAAAAGGTTTAGAAGGATTAGAGTATAAGATTCAAGTATCTCCATTAGATTGTACAGGATGTGGACTATGTGCTAACGTATGTCCAGCTAAAGAGAAAGCTTTAGTTATGGTACCTATCGGGCAAGAAGTTGAAAAAGGTGAGCAAGAAAATGCTGATTACTTATTCAATGAAGTAACATATAAAGATGAGTTTATGCCAAAAACATCAGTAAAAGGATCACAATTTGCACAACCATTATTCGAGTTCCACGGAGCTTGTGGAGGATGTGGAGAAACTCCTTATATTAAAGCAATAACTCAATTATTTGGAGACAGAATGATGATAGCTAACGCTACAGGATGTTCTTCAATTTATGGAGGATCAGCACCATCAACTCCATATACAACAAATAGCTGTGGAGAAGGACCATCATGGGGTAACTCATTATTTGAGGATAACGCAGAGTTTGGATACGGAATGGCAACAGCTGTTGAAACAATGAGAGATAGAATTCAAACAATAATGGAAGAAAACATGGCAAATGTTTCTCCAGAAGTTGCAGCAATGTTTGCTGAATGGATTGAAAATAGAGCAGATGGAAATAAAACTAAAGAAATCAGAAATAGATTAGTTCCAGCTTTAGAAGCATGTAACTGTGGAGTATCAACAGAAATTTTAGAGTTAAAGCAATATCTTGTTAAGAAATCACAATGGATATTTGGAGGAGATGGATGGGCTTATGACATCGGTTACGGAGGATTAGACCACGTTTTAGCTTCTTCAGATGACGTTAATGTTTTAGTAATGGATACTGAGATTTACTCTAATACAGGAGGACAAGCATCTAAATCAACTCAAACAGGAGCAGTAGCAAAATTCGCAGCTGCAGGAAAACCTAATAAAAAGAAAGATTTAGCTGCTATTGCAATGTCTTATGGACATATCTATGTTGCACAAGTATCTATGGGAGCTAACCAAGCTCAATACTTAAAAGCAATTGCTGAAGCTGAGGCATATCCAGGACCATCATTAATCATAGCTTATGCTCCTTGTATAAGTCATGGATTAAAGAATGGAATGGGTAACAGTCAACTTGAGATGAAAAAAGCTACAGAGTGTGGATACTGGCCAATATTCAGATATAATCCATTATTAGAAAAAGAAGGAAAGAACCCTCTTCAAATCGATTGTAAAGAACCTAACTGGGATAATTACAATGATTATCTAATGGGAGAAGTTAGATATGCTACATTAGCAAAATCTAAACCAGAGCATGCAAAAGATTTATTTGCTAAAAATAAATCAGAGTCTCAAAGAAGATGGAGACAATATCAAAGACTTGCATCATTAGACTTCACAGCTGAAGCTAAGTAATTCTTTGAAATTTAGAGATAAGGTAGAAGTACCTTATCTCTTTTTTTATTACAAAACTTTTTTGTAAATTAGCATATTATTTGGTATAATTAAGAGTAAGTAGAAAAAAAGAAAGGGTGAAAAAATGAAGATATCTGTTGCAATGATAACCTTTAATGAAGAAAAAATATTGAGAAAAACTTTAGAGT is a genomic window containing:
- the nifJ gene encoding pyruvate:ferredoxin (flavodoxin) oxidoreductase, encoding MAKKMQTMDGNQAAAYASYAFTEVAGIYPITPSSPMAEYTDEWASRGMKNMFGVPVKVVEMQSEAGAAGTVHGSLQAGALTTTYTASQGLLLKVPNMYKIAGELLPGVIHVSARALAAQALSIFGDHQDVYAARQTGFAMLFESSVQEVMDLSGVAHLAAIKSRVPFMNIFDGFRTSHEIQKVEVMDFDVFKRLVDMDAIKAFRERALNPEHPVTKGTAQNDDIYFQTREVQNKFYDAVPAIVANYMEEISKVTGRDYKPFNYYGAPDAEHIVIAMGSVCETLIETVDYLVGKGEKVGLINVHLYRPFSAEYFFNVFPKTVKKIAVLDRTKEPGALGEPLYMDVRGLFYGMENAPVIVGGRYGLSSKDTTPAQMKAVFDNLKQAEPKDGFVVGINDDVTYKSLEVGPSIETGAEGVRECLFFGLGSDGTVGANKNSIKIIGDKTDLYAQGYFAYDSKKSGGSTRSHLRFGKHPIKSTYLVSSPNFVACSVPAYLTQYDMIGGLKQGGTFLLNCVWDKDEVVAHLPNSVKKQLAEKNAKFYIINANKLAAEIGLAGRTNTIMQSAFFKLADVIPFEDAQTYMKQYAEKSYAKKGDAIVKMNYEAIDKGAGELVQITVDPSWANLTTEVVEEKGVCSCTGCGCGSTSKLESFVEKIAKPINALKGEELPVSTFLGYEDGTFENGTTAFEKRGVAVNVPEWKSENCIQCNQCSYVCPHAVIRPFLMTAEEKAGAPNELKTKTPIGKGLEGLEYKIQVSPLDCTGCGLCANVCPAKEKALVMVPIGQEVEKGEQENADYLFNEVTYKDEFMPKTSVKGSQFAQPLFEFHGACGGCGETPYIKAITQLFGDRMMIANATGCSSIYGGSAPSTPYTTNSCGEGPSWGNSLFEDNAEFGYGMATAVETMRDRIQTIMEENMANVSPEVAAMFAEWIENRADGNKTKEIRNRLVPALEACNCGVSTEILELKQYLVKKSQWIFGGDGWAYDIGYGGLDHVLASSDDVNVLVMDTEIYSNTGGQASKSTQTGAVAKFAAAGKPNKKKDLAAIAMSYGHIYVAQVSMGANQAQYLKAIAEAEAYPGPSLIIAYAPCISHGLKNGMGNSQLEMKKATECGYWPIFRYNPLLEKEGKNPLQIDCKEPNWDNYNDYLMGEVRYATLAKSKPEHAKDLFAKNKSESQRRWRQYQRLASLDFTAEAK